In Sulfurisphaera javensis, a single genomic region encodes these proteins:
- the hypE gene encoding hydrogenase expression/formation protein HypE has product MSDPKSVITLLHGAGGAYMHNLIKEYFLKLDDNFGEVGLGVLDDAAVINGIVFTTDSYTVRPIFFRGGDIGRLAVSGTVNDIAMMGGDPIALSLAVVIEEGFSKSDLAKIVESIKRTCEEANVHIVTGDTKVMERNSLDKIVINTGGIGIASEELKHNFNVLRKSREVKYEWLVPMNIRDGDKIIVSGTIGDHAIAILSSREGVEFESNIQSDVMPLNKMMKKVLEVGGIADAKDPTRGGLADLLNDWAEKSGLGIYIKESEIPVKEEVSSAIEFLGLDLLELGNEGKAVLAVSPEMARDVLETLHSTPWGKDASIIGEVRKDIEGVILETVVGGKRLVTRPTGDPVPRIC; this is encoded by the coding sequence ATGAGTGATCCAAAAAGTGTGATAACTCTCTTACATGGTGCTGGAGGAGCTTATATGCATAATCTCATTAAAGAGTATTTTTTAAAGCTTGATGACAACTTTGGAGAAGTCGGTTTAGGTGTGTTAGATGACGCAGCAGTAATAAACGGAATAGTGTTCACAACTGACTCATATACAGTAAGGCCTATATTCTTTAGAGGTGGAGATATTGGAAGATTAGCTGTCAGCGGAACTGTTAATGATATAGCAATGATGGGAGGAGATCCTATAGCTTTAAGTTTAGCAGTTGTTATAGAAGAGGGTTTCTCCAAATCGGACTTAGCAAAGATTGTGGAAAGTATTAAAAGAACATGTGAAGAAGCTAACGTTCATATAGTAACTGGGGATACTAAAGTTATGGAAAGGAACTCACTTGATAAAATAGTAATAAACACTGGTGGTATTGGTATTGCTTCAGAGGAGTTAAAACATAACTTTAATGTGTTAAGAAAAAGTAGGGAAGTAAAATATGAATGGCTAGTTCCAATGAATATTAGAGATGGCGACAAAATAATCGTATCCGGGACAATAGGCGATCATGCAATAGCAATACTATCATCAAGAGAAGGTGTAGAATTCGAATCCAATATCCAATCAGATGTTATGCCTTTAAACAAAATGATGAAAAAAGTTTTAGAGGTAGGTGGAATAGCAGATGCAAAAGATCCTACGAGAGGAGGATTAGCCGATTTATTAAATGATTGGGCCGAAAAGTCAGGCTTAGGTATATATATAAAGGAGAGTGAGATACCAGTTAAAGAAGAAGTAAGTAGTGCGATTGAGTTTTTAGGATTGGATTTGTTAGAACTTGGAAATGAAGGAAAAGCTGTTTTGGCTGTATCACCAGAAATGGCTAGAGATGTATTAGAGACTTTACATAGCACACCATGGGGTAAAGATGCCTCAATAATTGGGGAAGTAAGAAAAGATATTGAAGGTGTGATATTAGAAACTGTTGTAGGGGGGAAGAGATTAGTAACAAGACCAACTGGAGACCCCGTGCCTAGAATATGTTAA
- a CDS encoding HypC/HybG/HupF family hydrogenase formation chaperone — MCVAYPGKVIEIHGEFAKVDFGAGTIRDNILISLVNVKVGDYVLVHAGYAIQVVDEDEARKTIEMWEEMTKELDEEQKKKDLYEAIGSGANE; from the coding sequence ATGTGTGTAGCCTATCCTGGGAAAGTAATTGAAATACATGGTGAATTTGCAAAAGTAGATTTCGGTGCGGGAACAATTAGAGATAATATACTCATAAGTCTAGTTAATGTTAAAGTTGGTGATTATGTTCTAGTTCATGCTGGATATGCTATTCAAGTAGTGGATGAAGATGAAGCAAGAAAGACTATTGAGATGTGGGAGGAGATGACTAAAGAATTAGATGAGGAACAGAAGAAAAAAGATTTATATGAAGCTATAGGTAGTGGTGCAAATGAGTGA
- the hypD gene encoding hydrogenase formation protein HypD gives MSERLPQILKYYRNPTLAKSITEKINELAKKIEENISIMHVCGSHEWTITHYGIRALLPDNVQVRAGPGCPVCITPAKDIDDAVKLALDGIVVMTYGDMSRSKGTKMSLQDAKALGADVRVVYGVQDAVQMARKEPNKDFVFFAVGMDTTAPATAYEILSGVPPNLSFLVSYRYTPSIQGSVMESNVLGIDAFISAGHSATITGMKPYYEYFLRTKKPVVFSGFEPLDILLSVYMLLKQIYENKPKLENEYTRAVTWEGNVKAQNAMEKVFELEDGYVRGVAVFPKAGFRLKDEFKHADTREKYGLKKGISTEDEYVTGARCGEVVMGLIDPPECPLYMTVCKPDDPKGAPMVSQEGTCWIWAHHKITNLVPKCKR, from the coding sequence ATGAGTGAGAGACTACCACAAATTTTAAAATATTATAGAAATCCGACACTTGCCAAAAGCATAACAGAAAAAATTAACGAATTAGCAAAGAAAATTGAGGAAAATATATCAATTATGCACGTTTGTGGTTCACACGAATGGACCATAACACATTACGGTATTAGAGCATTATTGCCAGATAATGTTCAAGTAAGAGCAGGACCGGGATGTCCAGTATGTATAACTCCAGCAAAAGATATTGATGATGCAGTAAAGTTAGCATTAGACGGAATTGTTGTGATGACATATGGAGATATGAGCAGATCTAAAGGAACTAAAATGAGTTTACAAGATGCAAAAGCTTTAGGTGCTGACGTTAGAGTAGTTTATGGTGTACAAGATGCTGTACAAATGGCAAGAAAAGAACCAAATAAAGATTTTGTATTCTTTGCTGTAGGAATGGATACTACAGCACCAGCAACTGCTTATGAAATACTCTCTGGCGTTCCACCTAATTTAAGCTTCTTGGTATCTTATAGATATACTCCATCAATACAAGGTTCTGTGATGGAATCTAACGTTTTAGGAATTGACGCTTTTATCTCCGCTGGCCATTCAGCTACAATTACTGGAATGAAACCGTATTACGAATACTTCTTAAGAACAAAAAAACCGGTAGTATTTTCAGGCTTTGAACCACTAGATATATTGCTTTCTGTTTATATGTTACTAAAGCAAATTTATGAGAATAAACCTAAACTTGAAAACGAATATACAAGGGCTGTAACATGGGAAGGAAATGTAAAAGCACAAAATGCAATGGAAAAAGTGTTTGAACTTGAAGACGGTTATGTAAGAGGAGTAGCTGTATTTCCAAAAGCTGGATTTAGGCTTAAAGATGAGTTTAAACATGCAGATACAAGGGAGAAATATGGCTTAAAGAAAGGGATTTCGACAGAAGATGAATATGTTACCGGGGCAAGATGCGGAGAAGTTGTCATGGGACTTATAGATCCGCCAGAATGTCCATTATATATGACTGTTTGTAAACCAGATGATCCTAAAGGAGCACCTATGGTATCTCAAGAAGGTACATGTTGGATTTGGGCACATCACAAAATAACTAACCTTGTGCCTAAGTGTAAGAGGTGA
- a CDS encoding class II aldolase/adducin family protein produces the protein MTKIVYMIGNTYCKLCQTNEQQLKEELVKTVKAFYYKGLVTNAGGNQSARLPGSNKVWLTPSGYPRMSLSPEDLIAVDLEGNVIEGDLKPSIEVYAHLEVYKRRPDVNAVIHAHVPYVMGATISGFLEITHGEAAAILGEVKIIPYYHPGTKELAKAVGEAFQGTGMKVPRVVITLNHGAFSAGACIHEARAFMEILDEWARFNIAAKALGGIKHKLTLIDLRKPGAGYIRAVKFGGRAGKVS, from the coding sequence GTGACAAAAATAGTCTACATGATTGGTAATACATATTGTAAATTATGCCAAACAAATGAACAACAATTAAAGGAAGAGCTTGTTAAAACTGTAAAAGCATTTTATTATAAAGGATTAGTAACAAATGCTGGTGGAAATCAGAGTGCTAGATTACCCGGAAGTAACAAAGTTTGGCTAACTCCTTCTGGCTATCCCAGAATGAGTTTGTCTCCAGAAGATTTAATAGCAGTTGATCTTGAAGGAAATGTTATAGAAGGAGATTTAAAACCCTCTATTGAAGTTTATGCTCATCTAGAAGTTTATAAGAGAAGACCAGATGTAAATGCAGTAATTCACGCACATGTACCTTATGTAATGGGAGCAACAATATCTGGATTTTTGGAAATAACCCATGGAGAAGCGGCAGCAATATTAGGGGAAGTAAAGATTATCCCATACTATCACCCAGGGACTAAGGAGTTAGCTAAAGCTGTAGGCGAAGCATTTCAGGGTACAGGAATGAAGGTACCCAGAGTAGTAATAACATTAAACCACGGTGCGTTTTCAGCTGGAGCATGTATTCATGAGGCTAGAGCTTTTATGGAAATTTTAGATGAGTGGGCTAGGTTTAATATTGCAGCTAAGGCGTTAGGAGGAATAAAACATAAATTAACGTTAATCGACTTAAGAAAACCAGGAGCAGGGTACATTAGGGCGGTAAAATTTGGAGGAAGAGCAGGTAAAGTGTCTTGA
- a CDS encoding HypC/HybG/HupF family hydrogenase formation chaperone, which yields MEYDPYDMAYVGRIIEIKGDEAKVDFNGIIRGVKISLVNAKVGDYVLVHAGYAIKVLNPNEIEEDLKDKIKSLLSD from the coding sequence ATGGAATATGATCCTTATGATATGGCATATGTTGGACGTATAATAGAAATTAAAGGTGATGAGGCTAAAGTTGATTTTAACGGAATAATAAGAGGGGTTAAGATCTCTCTAGTTAATGCTAAAGTTGGTGATTATGTTTTAGTTCATGCTGGATATGCAATCAAAGTTCTAAATCCTAATGAGATAGAAGAAGATTTGAAAGATAAGATTAAATCTCTTTTATCTGATTGA
- a CDS encoding hydrogenase maturation protease, with protein sequence MKVAIVGVGNRLMGDDGFGSCLAEIIKDNTLGAEVIDLDTSNLLNIDINKYDIVVLLDIANIDSEYGIYEVKRSSDYDFSLHDLGLNLVLKLYEDKKFYVVACKPYIVDINFRLSEECINRMVKLFPIFKLFMEKFGVKINLEVSDIEKLVKEKCLNILEDK encoded by the coding sequence ATGAAAGTGGCTATTGTAGGTGTTGGAAATAGGTTGATGGGAGATGATGGTTTTGGTTCTTGTTTAGCTGAAATTATTAAAGATAACACACTAGGAGCTGAGGTAATAGATCTTGATACATCAAATTTACTTAATATTGATATAAATAAATATGATATAGTAGTCCTTTTAGATATAGCTAATATTGATTCAGAGTATGGGATATATGAGGTGAAAAGGAGTTCAGATTATGATTTTTCATTACATGATTTAGGATTAAATCTAGTCTTAAAACTATATGAGGATAAAAAATTTTATGTAGTTGCTTGTAAGCCATATATTGTAGATATTAACTTTAGATTATCGGAAGAATGTATAAATAGAATGGTAAAATTATTTCCTATATTTAAACTTTTTATGGAGAAATTTGGTGTAAAAATAAATTTAGAGGTTTCAGATATTGAAAAACTGGTAAAAGAGAAATGTCTAAATATTTTGGAAGATAAATAG
- a CDS encoding nickel-dependent hydrogenase large subunit yields MKIEPITRVEGHLGIETKIENGYYTFAKVKITMFRGFELLLKNKKLNLAPNIAGKICGVCGATHTLVSIEALEMASGIYPSSGVIDLRNVAYALADIMYNNVTVAFIFEGIDFSSPIVASFTPSQFEKALNTYSIYRDIHGYTKVSDIMDNLYYKGEIYKTALKISTKLRDLATLIWLRYPQPLSLKVGGIEIRDKDVITKIKQGLKEIEKDIEKLFYVTAELREFYKNIYKDLGANFITYGLLDSHDYNANYEDMNNWGIKRFIPPALIRKGELLSRNLIDILLGVRVYTEGTAYDNWEQTVSEDPLGNKVDLHHPWNKETKLKQLSGNYLFTVKQVFSSEEFMPTTGDIARLYSYRLQRGKPKAFNYEWDYIANDVVERLFARMFTVGLLYDYIMNLEESKEINQYKGKGTNLAVGAHDAPRGGNAHWILQKDGIISRYQIITPTDRNFSSNGGPVEESIIGQKVTEEVEKVSGLDALRIIRSFDPCSACAVHIITKDHILEKLL; encoded by the coding sequence ATGAAGATAGAGCCAATTACTAGAGTTGAAGGTCATTTAGGAATTGAAACCAAGATAGAGAATGGATATTATACTTTTGCCAAAGTTAAAATAACAATGTTCAGAGGATTTGAGTTACTTTTAAAGAATAAGAAGCTGAACTTAGCACCTAATATTGCTGGGAAAATATGTGGTGTTTGTGGTGCTACTCATACTTTAGTTTCCATTGAAGCTTTAGAAATGGCTTCTGGTATTTACCCTTCTTCTGGTGTGATTGATTTAAGAAATGTTGCCTATGCTTTAGCAGATATTATGTATAATAATGTGACTGTTGCGTTTATATTTGAAGGTATTGATTTCTCTTCACCTATAGTTGCATCTTTTACTCCGTCTCAATTTGAAAAAGCTTTGAATACTTATAGTATATATCGTGATATTCATGGATATACTAAAGTTTCAGACATAATGGATAATTTATATTACAAAGGGGAAATTTACAAAACGGCACTAAAGATATCAACGAAATTAAGGGACTTAGCAACATTAATATGGTTAAGATATCCTCAACCACTTTCTTTAAAAGTCGGAGGTATTGAGATTAGGGATAAAGATGTTATTACAAAGATTAAGCAAGGACTTAAAGAAATAGAGAAGGATATAGAAAAGTTATTCTATGTAACTGCGGAATTAAGAGAATTTTATAAAAATATTTATAAAGATCTAGGTGCAAATTTCATAACTTACGGACTCTTAGATTCACATGATTATAATGCTAATTATGAAGATATGAATAATTGGGGTATAAAGAGATTTATTCCTCCAGCGTTAATACGTAAAGGAGAGCTTCTAAGTAGAAATTTAATTGATATTCTTTTGGGTGTGAGAGTTTACACTGAAGGAACTGCCTATGACAATTGGGAGCAAACAGTATCTGAAGATCCTTTAGGAAATAAGGTTGATTTGCATCATCCATGGAATAAAGAGACTAAATTAAAGCAATTGTCTGGTAATTATTTATTTACTGTCAAACAAGTTTTCTCTTCAGAGGAGTTTATGCCTACTACTGGTGATATTGCCAGGCTTTACTCATATCGATTACAAAGGGGAAAGCCAAAGGCATTTAACTATGAATGGGATTATATAGCCAATGATGTAGTAGAAAGGCTTTTTGCAAGAATGTTTACTGTAGGTTTACTTTACGACTATATTATGAATTTAGAGGAGAGTAAGGAAATTAATCAATATAAAGGTAAAGGGACTAATTTAGCTGTTGGGGCTCATGATGCTCCTAGAGGTGGAAATGCTCATTGGATACTTCAAAAGGATGGGATTATATCTCGATATCAAATAATTACTCCCACGGATAGGAACTTTAGTAGTAATGGTGGCCCAGTAGAAGAGAGCATAATAGGACAAAAGGTTACTGAAGAGGTTGAAAAGGTTAGTGGCTTAGATGCTTTAAGAATTATTAGAAGTTTTGATCCTTGTTCAGCATGCGCAGTTCATATAATTACTAAAGACCATATATTAGAGAAATTATTATGA
- a CDS encoding Ni,Fe-hydrogenase I small subunit, translated as MDYCEALEKVLKSNIVWIEAQSCSGESVNILKSGCKSLENLFFHSSPFKLYSNICEEKCGKEYLDEILSQKDFVLVIEGAIPKDKDGLCYVGDMTCNELIKKLAEKAKAIVAVGSCAVNGGIIRELGYVGVSEFLGKRVYEVPGCPASDKMMIAAIYYALTSGG; from the coding sequence ATGGATTATTGTGAAGCGTTAGAGAAAGTATTAAAGAGTAATATAGTTTGGATTGAGGCTCAATCATGTTCTGGTGAAAGTGTAAATATACTGAAAAGTGGCTGTAAGTCTTTGGAAAATCTTTTCTTTCATTCTTCTCCGTTCAAACTTTACTCTAACATTTGTGAAGAGAAATGTGGGAAGGAATACTTAGACGAAATTCTTTCACAAAAAGATTTTGTTCTAGTGATAGAAGGAGCGATTCCAAAGGATAAAGATGGACTTTGTTATGTTGGAGATATGACTTGTAATGAGTTAATCAAAAAATTAGCTGAAAAAGCTAAGGCAATTGTTGCTGTAGGTTCTTGTGCTGTAAATGGGGGAATTATAAGGGAATTAGGTTACGTAGGAGTAAGCGAATTTTTAGGTAAAAGAGTTTATGAAGTGCCTGGTTGTCCAGCTTCGGATAAAATGATGATTGCAGCAATTTACTATGCTTTAACTTCTGGTGGTTAG
- a CDS encoding HEPN domain-containing protein, producing MSGYKVQIMKKTALQFLKDAKRDLEEGGYNNAIFYTEEAVQLYIKAVLFELFATEIRSHDLRSLLSSLSLSLEESGYTRFSQEIKDLTRIYRNALIDLEDAYIDSRYGGIEYSKEQVEELIEIAEKIINKLEEISKNVKLGKE from the coding sequence ATGAGTGGTTATAAAGTACAAATAATGAAGAAAACTGCCTTACAGTTTTTGAAAGATGCAAAGAGAGACTTAGAGGAAGGAGGTTATAATAATGCAATATTTTATACTGAGGAAGCAGTTCAATTATACATAAAGGCTGTGCTATTTGAGCTTTTTGCTACTGAAATTAGATCTCATGACTTACGTTCTCTACTTTCTTCTCTTTCCTTAAGCTTAGAGGAAAGTGGATATACAAGATTTTCCCAAGAAATTAAGGATTTGACACGAATTTACAGAAACGCTTTAATAGACCTTGAGGATGCATATATTGATAGTAGATATGGAGGGATAGAATATAGTAAAGAACAAGTGGAAGAGTTAATTGAAATTGCCGAAAAGATTATTAATAAACTGGAGGAAATAAGCAAAAATGTCAAGCTGGGTAAAGAATAA
- a CDS encoding nucleotidyltransferase domain-containing protein, with amino-acid sequence MSSWVKNKFKHLARWREYAEMILRSAKEFDNNVKVYVFGGVAEDRVTVLSDIDILLLFPGKLTDKEIIELRRNIFLNAVDKYGLPFDAPVELHVVDEERAKEYFRIAKKMILITQD; translated from the coding sequence ATGTCAAGCTGGGTAAAGAATAAATTTAAGCACTTAGCCAGATGGAGAGAATATGCTGAAATGATTTTACGCTCAGCTAAGGAATTTGATAACAACGTTAAGGTTTACGTCTTTGGTGGAGTAGCTGAGGATAGAGTAACAGTGCTTAGTGATATTGACATATTACTTCTCTTTCCTGGAAAGCTGACAGATAAGGAAATAATAGAACTTAGGAGAAACATATTTTTAAACGCTGTAGATAAATACGGTTTACCCTTTGATGCCCCAGTTGAACTTCATGTTGTTGATGAGGAAAGAGCTAAGGAGTATTTTAGAATAGCTAAAAAAATGATTTTAATTACTCAAGATTAG